In Telopea speciosissima isolate NSW1024214 ecotype Mountain lineage chromosome 10, Tspe_v1, whole genome shotgun sequence, the DNA window AAGGAGCTCCTAGGGTAGTATTATCTCAGCCATCTCTGAACCAACTTCTTTCTCCACTGCCATCCAAGGGGAAGCTCTAGCTCTGAGATCTAGTCTCCTTCAAGGGATCTCTGAGGGGATCATCCACATTCAAGCTGAGGTCGACAGCAGTGACTTGATCAAATGGATCAGCAACTCCAACCTACATCCTCCTCTTGAAATCTCCAGCATTACCCAGGATATTCActttttagtttccttatttgagaCTTGTGATCTCAGCTTTATTCCtagggagattaacagcgtgGTTGACTCCTTGGCTAGGAAGGTCTTGTCCTGTACGAGTTAGACTGAATGGCCACATTCTACTCCTTGGTTGTCTGAATTATGTAAGTTAGACTCCATGAGCTTTGCTGGTTTCAATAAATGATCTTTTTTccacaaaaaaatatacatatatatttgcATCCACCCTGCAAATTTAAATACAAGGAAGATGATCATTATTGAATTAGTAAAAAGGTTCTTTCGCGGTATGGTAATCTAGTACTTCTGTGTCTATCATTCTCTTCCTCACAAGAAATTTCTTCATTGCCCTCTAATGTGTGATACCATTTACCACACCTACTAGGTGAGCTTCTCAATGTCACTTGCTCAAAGAAAGCTCGCCCTACCAAATTATACAAAATAATAGCAAGTCTACATTGACACTATTTGCTACAATATACAGACAAAATAGCCCctttgtttggccaaccaaCAAAGTCATTGTGAAATTTACCCATACTCAAGTGAAAGACCTGTCTATTGCAAGCCCACCAAACCAATATAATTTAGGGGAGAAAGAATACTAGCCGATCGTGTGTTTGGGCCCAGACATAACCAAATGTGAAATGAACAGCACACCcatgcctttccatgggggcgtGTTGCAGTAAGATCTGATCCGAGCTCTCCTACAGTCAAACTGTCCTGCACAAAAGAACCGAGCTGAACAATGAAGTGCTGGTTTGAACCAACGGAGTCACTTCGATGCTAAAGTTAGACCTCTCGCAATAGATAAATCTCAAAGAAGAGATAGTATAGAAAAATGAATTCTTGCTCCCCATACCTAGGCTAGGAGTTGTCATTTATAGGCTTAAGATGGTAGATCGATCTAGGCTTGTCACGATGATAGATCTTTGTAGAGTGACCTTTATTTGATAGGTGTTACTCCTCGGGTAAGACACCTGTTAGCTTGAGACAATTAAAGAAATTATCTAAAGTGGTTGCATGTCAATTTTCAAACTCGAATTCAAGTATATATCAATGTATTGGCACATGCCAATGTGTTACAGGGTTAGTCAttcatttcttttaaaaaaaattattttctcaTTCCATTTTCAAAACTTGATAGGGAAAAGTCACTATGTCTTGAAACATGGCCTAAGTCACTATGTCTTCAAACATAGCCTAAGTCAGttctcccatgtgtctatctctctcctcccctgtGAAAAGACATCCTTAGCTTTTGtttgggggaggagagagatagaaagagagactGCACTACCAGGCAAAAAACCAATTCCCAACTTTATATTACCAATCGGTGAATTTGTTAACTTCACCATGTGAGCAAAAGACCTTTGGGTCTTCGCACAATTTTAGATCTATCAATTTGCCATGTAGCAAATGTACGAGTCTAGATATGACCTCTAGAAATTCCGTGATATAAAACTTCTGAAACAAGTGTttgaaagggtattttggaaaggaaaaaagaatgggaaaattatcctctcaggttccttgcccagtacaattccctagtgcctctaataagaggaggtggaccccacccaggcaatGTGTTAGGGTAGGGGATAAGGTAATCATTTTCGCCCCTTATGAGGGGAACCCTACGAAGTGTATcggacagggaacctgagaggataaagatctgCAAAAATGTTATTTGATCACATCTGGTACAAGGCCCTTGTGTCTAAACATAGGACCATGCAAAATAACTACTACATCCccatggaaagatggaaattcCTAGGGGTCATGGCCATGTGCTCTATGCCTTGCATGTGGGCACTGGGGCCATCGATCGTACATTAATGTACGATGGGGAAGATGCTTCTTCCTTCTAATCCATTCGATCCACAGGTACTTATTAAACTGAAAGGATCCTCCGTACATTAGTCGTACACTCGAACACATTTGAAAACCACAACGAACCAGACATTTCGTTCCATCGTTAATTTACGTACTTCAATTCAAAAATTGTCTGAAACCTAAAACATATGGTTGGCGCTTGTCGTTTTTTGTGGCATCGAATGGAAGTCATTGAAGCTTCAACCACCGATTTTGTTGTGGTATTCTAAATTTGTAagctctctctttgtttttttaaagctgaggaggaggaggaggaggaggagaaagagggaagaagctAAAGACTATTGCAGAGTTTTCTGTTTCATTCAGGTGTTTGGATTTGTCTTCTTTATTAACTTGTGATCTAACCCTATGAATTTgagatcttctttttttttttttttcccccccggTTTTCTGAGTAATGCCGTAGGAATAATGACTGGCACTAAGAAAAATTGTAATAATGTGATGGGTTGTTGCTGTAATGTTACAATCTGAGACCTCTTCATAATTTCTCACTAGTTTCCGTGATCCATAATGGCAATTGGCAAAGACCCATCAATCTACTATCGTCTATACTTCTCTGGGTTGAATCAAATTCCTTCGTAGCATCATTTCCAGAGAATTTTCTCTTATCTGAGTAGTGCTAATTAAAGATATTAATTAGCTGATAGAGGATTAACTGTGGAAGCAACTATACTTCTTCAAGACTCTGATCATCATCCCCTATCTCTAATTCCTACATCTGTCAGAGGTGCTATTTTGAATCACCACATGTTTCTGATGGAACCTGCTGACGAATATGCATGGTCCATGTTATTTAGAAGACTTTACTTTCTTTGCTCAATTCATTTGAGCAGTTTTGTTAATTTGACAGGGGTAAGAAAGCAACTCTCCCATGTCTACGTTGGGCAACCCGGCAAACATCTTTTGGCATGAATGTCCAGTAGGGAAACTTGAAAGGCAAAAGCTACTGCAGCAAAAGGGATGTGTTGTATGGATCACAGGTCTCAGTGGGTCAGGTTTGTTCTCAAAACTGATCCGGTTGAATTTTCCATCTTGCTTTTTGTGAGTCATGTTCAAATCAGAAGTTCTAGAAGTAGTGTTATTTGGACAAAGACATGGGAGTTGGAATCTGACACATGTTGGCAAGTCTTAATTGgcaagaaaagaacataacagCAGTATCGACACAACTCAGCATTATtctaactaaatgggatcagctacatggatctttgccctccaatcagctttattcgaggtcatacttgaaacaagacctaagctatgcaagtctttcctcaccacttgaAAAAAGATTGTACTATTCTATTATTAGATTTATTCAAACTTTGCAGTCCAGTTCCAGCACCTATTTCAACCCATCAGCTGAAGTTTTAAGTTATTCTGTACTGTTTTGATGAGATTTCTCCTATTTCCTATAATCTTGTTTGAGCTAATCTCCCACTGGATTCCCCTAGTTTGGGATTAGTCTTCATTACTAGGACTctcagaaaaataaagaaaaaccaaaccaaaacaggACTTTTAAATTCCTATCCCAGCCTGAACTAGGACAGATAAACATAATGAAAACTGGAAAAGGACTTGAAACCAGAATCCAAATCAAACTAGGAGTAATAATCCTACTAAGACTAGGACTTCTGAAAAACTAGAAAACTGGAGCCACAGGCTATGTTGAAGCCCCAATTctggtcttttcttcttcctcttgcacTGCTGCCAATGCCTAGACTCTGTACCATGTACTAGTGAATACATGATTTCGAGTATTTAACAAGTTAGTTATAGATAAAGTTTTATGCACATTATGTTTATATATCAGCACTTTGTTcattttatattaatttatgCAAGTTTCgcctcctcccctcccccctctcttccaaagtctttttttttttctttctcccaacTTAAGGATGTATTACATAAGCTCGTCCTAGTACCTGGATGCAATCACTTGACTCAGTATATTCCCCTAGTAAGTCATGTTCCTCCAAAACTGTAAATTATTTTTGGTTGGATAACCCAGGAAGTCTGTTTTGATGGAgagttattattattactttCTAATGGCTTGATAGTTGAGAGTTCCCAATGCAAGATGTGTAGAGTTTAGTGACCTTAACATGCAAGCAATGGGAGATGGCCTAGCTGGCTCAAAGAAAACCAAATATTTGATGGAACCAATTTTCTGCTGAAGAAATTAATTGGATGAGGTGTAAGAACAGCCCAAAGAAAATTTAATCACCCTAGAACAGCCATAGGAGGTGAAGAGCAATATAGTGAAATGCCGCTAATTGttcagaatatatatatatatgctccatTAAGAATTtaacaaattatttgacataaGCATCTATAGAGCAGGCTGAGAAAAATTTGATGTTACCTTTAAATCCTTGGAGATGGAAGATATCTGGTGTGATTGGTAGAACCCATTTGTTTGTCTATGGCATATTTAGAACAGCATGAGTTATATATTTTACTTGCCtttcattttgaaaattttgattaggAGAAACTCGTGTATGCTTACTAATACAAGTTCTCATAGAATTTAGTACATAGTAGTGAATTAATGGAGTGGGGTAAACTTCAATAGTGAGAAAGAAAGGTATACCACCCAAACAAGAGCtttcataaaacaaaaacaGTTTTTGTCCATTAAAATGAAATTTCACCATATGTCAGAAATTAATGACCAAACCAACTGCTATATAGGAAAGAAATAGTTATGTATCTCAAGAATGAAGATAACTTTCAACTTTGTTACTAGACCAACTAGTGGGGTAATCTCCAGGGTAATTATTTCCCCAGGGGCTCATGCATTTCTTACCACTTCAAGACCCTTCTAGTGTTGTCAACATGTTTTTAACTTTTTGCCCAAACTACTCAGGGAAAAGCACATTGGCATGCTCAGTAAGCAGAGAATTGCACAACAGAGGAAAGCTTTCCTACATCCTTGATGGAGACAACCTTAGGCATGGACTGAACAAAGACCTTGGTTTTAAATCAGAGGATCGTGCAGAAAACATACGCAGGGTTGGTACGTATGCTTTCCATGGAGGGTGATTTTTCTATGACTCAATCAAAGGTATTCTAGAAAAAAGTACATTGTAGGGCGTTTTAACTCTAAATTTAGTACAAATGATGCAGTCCTTTTTTCTTATGATTTGCGTGTGATGCACATTGCTCAGTGCTAGAACCTACAGCTATATGGTATTTCCTAGTCACTGATGAAGTTGGTGTTTTGGCCatcttcaaactttttttttttaaacaccaTGATATTATGGTAAATTGTAGGACTGGTTATAACTATCAGACAAGGTCTAGTTTTTTGTGGCCTAGAAATACCAACTAATGGGTGGTAACGATAGTTGTCATGCGTCTAGGCGAACCATGGCATTGGAAGGGACATCAGTTGTCAAGGCACCTGGATGCCAAGGTGgtcacctaggcgacgccttgacaaccatGGTGGTAACACCCTTGAAACATGGATGGATATGATAACATTTGTCATaactttgataaaaaaaaatatttttaagggaCCGTCCTTGCTGAAGTTTTCAGGTATGTATTATTTACTTCAATAATTTCTAGTTTAACTCCTGCTCTGGTTGTAGGGGAAGTAGCAAAGCTTTTGGCAGATGCCGGTTTAATCTGTATGGCTAGTCTGATATCTCCATACAGAAGGGACCGAGATGCTTGTCGTGCCCTTTTGCCAGATGAAAATTTTTTTGAGGCAAGATCTCTGGCAGATACCTCTCATTCAATTTGAATTAACTATGTCTTCTATTCAAAAAGTTCCTTGGAGCAGGGTCATGGGTTTCTATCTAATCTTATAGGTTTTCATGAACATCCCTCTGGAAGTTTGTGAGGAAAGGGATCCAAAAGGACTTTACAAACTTGCACGTGAAGGGAAGATCAAAGGTGTATTCTATAAAATTATTGTACCCTTGAAATTTTGAGATAGTAGCATGGATTTATCTTAAGTATGCAAAGTTATTCAAATGTTTCGGAAAGAACAACCACCAGAAAGTATGCTTTTCAACAATATGCACTGATTTCTacaggggagagagaaagaaaaaacaagttGCATTAGAGTGCCATATTTGCTAACTTTCAACTTTATTTGCAGGTTTTACAGGTATAGATGATCCATATGAACCACCCTTGAATTGCGAGGTAAGTATTTCTTAGACCAAAGATAAGTGGGATTTGCATTTTCATTTATACATCGTCATAAACATACTATAACCGAGTGCATGACAACAACATAAAGGCCCATGTCTTCACTCTGGAATGTATGTGATGACATGCAACACAGAGGGAAGGTCTTACCACTTCAGGAGTGACACTTTCCTTTGTAGGAAAAGGAATAATTCTGTCAGAGCAACCCAAAATCCTCTCCTGCGGCACTCTGTTTTAAGACCCAGAATTAGCAACATGGCCTTGGGTGAACCTATGTGATGTCTCCTTGCATCCCATTGAGTAAGGTCCTGTAATGTTGATATTGTGGCTTCCAAGTTCCGGTGAGGTGTTTTATCACCAAGGAACAATCATACCATCCCAAAGAGGTCCAGATTACGTACAAAAGATATTAGTCCAATGGGATTATGCTTCTATGAATGTTATTTATGTCTTAAACCTTGTTTAGGCCTtctctttgttctctttttcctttccctCATATGTTGGGACTCCtattgatttcttcttcccccaGATAGAGATACAACAGAGTGATGGGGTTTGCCCTACTCCACCCATTATGGCAGGACAAGTCGTGACCTACTTGGAGGACAAAGGCTTTCTTCATTGATCAACTGCAACTTCTGTTCCTTaaaagcttttcttttttccttctgtgtattttttttttttttttttgaactcctGATAAAATTGTTGTAGATGACTATGATTTTGAAGACATGGGTTGTCAGATCATTTGTCTAGACATTCTTTGTTGTAGTGCCCTACTGATAGATTATGGTGTCTCTAATGGCAGTGGATTCCTTCCGACACCTTAACTCGGAGTATCTCGTTATGCAATTGTTTATATCTAAAGATGCAAATGATGCAAATgatagctctctctctctctctctctctctcttacatacacacacacacacacacactcacgcaGAGGCATCAAATTCAAAACTATTGTCCCCAAGAATAAAGGTTCCTATTGCCGGCCAATTTAAATGTGGGCTCTTGATTACATCTTCTAGCAATTAGGTGAATGATATGAATAATTGTTCAGAGGATTGAGTTTCTCTTCACCTCCCTTCATCCATGGTGAAAAGAGAACCTCTTAATCCAcgaagaaggggaggggggggggggcgaacCCATATAAAAAGAGAAGTCATACAATACAATTGAGAGATAGGATATCATATTTGATAAGTAGATTTTATAGGAAAAATCCTCTATTTATACAATAGTCAAGATAGCCAGTCATTTATCTAGTCTATTTCTATGTGGCCTGAAAATAAGGCATGGTCACGAGAGGACGCAATGACAGGAATATTTCCGAAATGAAAAGAAGTAGAcaatctttcctttttgtttactGAGGAAtatataaaagtaaaaaaaattgaatactGGAGACAATAGGTAAGGTATGGTGTGTTTTCAGTTGGTATTgagggttttttgttttttttttttttttttttggaggcgGGGGGGGAGGGAAAGGGGTGTGGGTACTCTACATCAACATAAATAAAACTGATCACTCGATCATTCTCTTACAAGTAGAGTAGTGGTAGAAGTTCCAAGTGCGTGCAACTAACCTCACAAACATAAATACCCCCATACTTTAATTACTTGGATGCGCCTCACATTCCAATTTGATTATGTTGTCGTTTGGTTCAGATGGATAAGATCTCATCTCAGaccttcatttttttgttagcAGATTCGATTCGGCTGCAGACTGCAGTGGATGGATGATGGTCTTTTGagctttttcccatatatatagaGATGCAAATTGGAGCTACATacttaaaaaataataacaaaactcCTTTAGTTCTGTTACGATCATACTTATCCCACATCGATTGTATGAGAAATTTTATGTAGGTTGATAAGTTCTCAAGTTCCCTTACCTTGTAAGTCGATTTTGGAAATGAGTTCTCCCAAGTTTGTATCAGTGCTATCAAAACTAGCACCACATCAGTATTGCTGGTTGGGTTAAAacttccaatatttttttaGCAATTCAGAATGCTCTCCTGACATTTTACCTCGTCAGTATTATGTGGCTTTCATATGTTCTGATTGCTTCCCATTGATCTTGGCCCCCTCCATGGGCTTGTTTCATCTTTTACTGGGCTTCAAGGGCTATTGTGGGTAATATAAGTCTCAcgttttagtttattttcctttgTATCTTTTCTTAGGCTCCGTTtgattgcaaggggaattaaagggaagggaagggaaatttttaaaacctaaaaaagaaatttttgtaatcattaccccatgtgattgtataaactacttaaattttttaccatatctagtaaagatacattttacatgtaatatttattttatattttaaaccaaagagaaatggatgcaaagtaaagtgaaatttaataaccaaatatgaaatgatttggagttagatatattgtcacaagggataatgattaaaaaaatttcttttttaagtatgaaaatttcacttcccttccttttaattctccttgcaaccaaacagacctttaTGTATCTCGAAACTCTCTTTTAAATAAGGGAGAGGCCTATCTTTTCGCAAAAAGTGCCtctaattttctctttcttgggtttAATTTCTCACAGCATCCTTCTTTGTagtttatttctttctcttggcaggagtttttcttaaaaaaatttcacatCTTGgctacccaaaaaatatatatatatctcgtttataaaccttttttttttttttagaagtttATAAATCTTAGTTGTAATTCACTTGAGCCAGATAATCTAAATTGCTCATcgaaatggttttttttttttttttttttttgggttggatcAAATTCTTTAACGTATCTACGACAAAGTTTCAATAAACAAGTCCATTTCGAGGGCTTTCCTAtgcccatctctctctctctctctctctctctctctctctctatatatatatatatatatatatatatatatatggggtatatatatataaaaagtaaaatatGTTATTGtactaaatttttaaaaaacataaatatattATATGTTCTGCGGCAGGGTTCCTACATGCACATCCTGCAGAAACCCTTACCCCACTCGCCCACTTTTTCTATCAATAATTGTCATGTAGCAGCGCATTTAAAAATTTGTTAGTTTTGATTGACATGGTTTCCACAATATCACCACTACTAAATTGTACATCATTTGATATCTCAAACACATGATGTGCAATTGGCTTTAAAAATGTTTGAATCTCTATGGAGATCCTTTATttcatttctgaaatttctatttgataATTGACCACCTAACTAATATGTTTacggtggtttttttttttttgtttttttttatttcaaagcAGAAATTTCAACTGAAATCCCATCTAGATTTAGCTAATGGGCCACAATTTTTTTGGGCCTACTAGATTGcaaaatttttgaacaaaatGATCAATATTCTCGCACTTTTTCATTTCCGTCCTTAATTGAAATGACCAAGAACCACCAAAAGGAAATTTATGATTAAGTTTGTTTGACAAAAAAACAGAAGGAAATTACAAAATATGAGGAAAACACTATACAATGAATCATTTGACAGAAAAAATAGAACATCAAAATTGACATGTAACCTATCCAGGTTGTTCATTGTTTGTCCAAACACCAAAGATCTTATCCATTGGCAAAAGTCCATGGACAAGGAAATGGGTTCCTACATGTtagaaaccccccccccccctttttattttttggcataaGGTCCTGTGCAGCAGGGTCGCACACAAAATCGGGGTACAAAAGCCCCCATCTGGCCTAAATATAATATGTGAGTTACAAGATTAAGAAGACTATTGCACCAAGAGTAATCCTAATCAGAACGTTCAAGAAGTTGCAAAGCTGATGGAAGTGTCAGAGTGATCCCAATCAGAACATTCAAGAAGCTGCAAAGCAGATGGGTATATACCTAAAGCAGAATATTCCCCAAAGTCCTAtcaggaaaagagagagagagagagagagtactgcTTGAACATGACAGAAAGCAAATGGAAATGAAATACGCAGAATAGTCAGAAGTCATTGAAAAGGAGGGGGAGATACCTTAGCTCAATGCAGCCCAGGAAGCTCTTCAGAATGGCTTATATCCAAAACTAAATGGCAATCCTATTCCTAATTTACCCCAGCCCTACAATCTGACAATAGTGGTGCAAGTCAGGCTGGATTGGGTTGCGCAACTGATAAATTTGAACAGAGCTGAGTAATGAGCTAGAATGAGCTAGCTTGAGTAGTTATTAAGGTTACGTCTGCAGATGGCACAAGGCAGTATCTAATATTTGTTCACAGGTTATATAAAAGATGATCGGAATCGATAACAGCAGCAATTATACATACCACGTTGAAAGGTCACGAATAATTAACTACTACGAGCAAAAAACATGACCGACTACATATGAACTTCCACAATAATTCATGTCTGAACCGTGAAATTCAACTCTTATTTGAAAGCAATGTGACAGAACACCCACTTGATATCAGACTAGCAACAAGCACAATTTAATCATAGCTTGTTTTCCTgtgaaaataaattaagaactTCGGCAATTACGAGGAATCACTTCTATTCCATCACCAAATTACTATAGAACATACGTGTTTTCCCAACAaatcattgtcttcattggCTCTGGTTGATTCAGGCCACATGCTCGggaattcctttttttttttttttttttttttttgttttttttgttttccttttcccatttttaCAAGGGCGTAGTAAGATTCGGTTTGAGAAGCAAGGGATTGTCATTCACATTGGGCAATGGTAGCTCTGATTGATTGCaaaaccaattccaagaacaagcCCTCTCAACTTTCAAGATTTGGCACCTACATTTCTTTAGAAAATTACCGAATATAAACCCCACTGGCACATTAACAAACTGTACGACCATTGCAAATTGATGCAATATAGAGATTCTTGGACCATTTTTcctgtataaaaaaaaataaagattgcCAGATATTAGTAACAATAATGACGGAGAAATCTGCAAAATTGCCATGACATCAAATTCATGCAAACATGCCTTCTCA includes these proteins:
- the LOC122641956 gene encoding adenylyl-sulfate kinase 3-like codes for the protein MSTLGNPANIFWHECPVGKLERQKLLQQKGCVVWITGLSGSGKSTLACSVSRELHNRGKLSYILDGDNLRHGLNKDLGFKSEDRAENIRRVGEVAKLLADAGLICMASLISPYRRDRDACRALLPDENFFEVFMNIPLEVCEERDPKGLYKLAREGKIKGFTGIDDPYEPPLNCEIEIQQSDGVCPTPPIMAGQVVTYLEDKGFLH